A region from the Halomarina litorea genome encodes:
- a CDS encoding succinylglutamate desuccinylase/aspartoacylase family protein, which yields MTVEFGTASASPGERARGYWDATTLPTGTPERLPVVVVNGSEAGPTAWLTAGVHGDEVTGVAAAQDACAALDPDSLVGCVVCLPCVNPAGLRQTERTSYYHGDDPNRHFPDPASDSSRPPRVQERIAWRLYEAFVGKGEAPRADLLVDLHTAQVGSMPFTIRDRVLYGSQRDEEAAHALADDLERLADAITLPVVTEFEAVEYTERNLQRSLAGSALNAAGIPACTVELGSRSVVEEGNRAAGVAGVCRALVAFEMLESVPEKVETAAPDVEAPVDYPVRRYVGPHAETVGIARHRVAAGDVVESGTVVADVVAPTGEHRASVTVDREGYVLARQGGVAVYENDPLASLAVRDEGELVVSRSGRE from the coding sequence ATGACAGTCGAGTTCGGCACCGCGAGCGCCTCCCCGGGGGAGCGTGCGCGGGGCTACTGGGACGCGACGACGCTCCCGACGGGGACCCCCGAACGGCTCCCCGTCGTCGTCGTCAACGGCAGCGAGGCGGGACCGACCGCGTGGCTCACGGCGGGCGTCCACGGGGACGAGGTGACGGGCGTGGCCGCCGCACAGGACGCCTGCGCCGCACTCGACCCCGACTCGCTCGTAGGGTGTGTCGTCTGTCTCCCCTGTGTGAACCCCGCCGGGCTTCGACAGACCGAGCGCACCTCCTACTACCACGGCGACGACCCGAACCGCCACTTCCCGGACCCGGCCAGCGACTCCTCGCGCCCGCCCCGCGTCCAGGAGCGAATCGCCTGGCGACTGTACGAGGCGTTCGTCGGGAAGGGCGAGGCCCCGCGGGCCGACCTGCTGGTCGACCTCCACACCGCGCAGGTCGGCTCGATGCCTTTCACCATCCGCGACCGCGTGCTCTACGGCTCACAGCGCGACGAGGAGGCGGCCCACGCTCTCGCGGACGACCTCGAACGGCTCGCCGACGCCATCACCCTCCCCGTCGTCACCGAGTTCGAGGCCGTCGAGTACACCGAGCGGAACCTCCAGCGCTCGCTCGCCGGGAGCGCCCTCAACGCCGCCGGCATCCCCGCCTGCACGGTCGAGTTGGGGAGCAGGAGCGTCGTCGAGGAGGGCAACCGCGCGGCAGGTGTCGCCGGCGTCTGTCGGGCGCTCGTCGCCTTCGAGATGCTCGAATCGGTCCCCGAGAAGGTGGAAACGGCCGCCCCGGACGTCGAGGCGCCCGTCGACTACCCCGTCCGCCGGTACGTCGGGCCGCACGCCGAGACCGTCGGTATCGCCCGCCACCGCGTCGCCGCCGGGGACGTCGTGGAGTCGGGGACGGTGGTCGCGGACGTTGTCGCACCGACCGGTGAGCACCGCGCCAGCGTCACCGTCGACCGCGAGGGGTACGTCCTCGCCCGGCAGGGTGGCGTCGCGGTGTACGAGAACGACCCGCTGGCGAGCCTCGCGGTGCGCGACGAGGGCGAGTTAGTCGTCTCGCGGAGCGGGAGGGAGTAG
- a CDS encoding MFS transporter, which translates to MSERIPGDDRPRRSPSIGESRGTARWGLVVGASLISTGLAAYEIAPASVTTVISDSLGISATAAGLLVGVMFGTAVVTSLPAGAVLDRASTRGSMAAAVLTLFVAGLWGWQAGRNGDYWGVIASRAVGGIAYVVVWNAGIDIVSRAVDASTRATAVGIFTASGPIGFALGQGAGPLITARFGWPAIFLAFNGLALVGLVLFWPTSRGLGHSEGSAPTLGEFGDVLRNRDVWLVGGLGFLGYSLYLFVNSWGSAYLTNEVGLSLSLSGLLVALFPAVGILSRVSSGALSDRLFDGRRRPVVLGSFLVAAPVVAALPRFRSVALLVGMLLLAGFAVQLTLGLSFTYVRELVDPRVAATAVAFQTSVGLSGAFLAPIAGGALVEATGFDAAFLAAGLLAACGVALAWRAPEPATW; encoded by the coding sequence ATGTCTGAACGGATACCCGGAGACGACCGACCGAGACGGTCCCCGAGCATCGGCGAATCGAGGGGGACGGCGCGATGGGGGCTCGTCGTCGGGGCGAGTCTGATATCGACCGGACTCGCCGCCTACGAGATCGCCCCAGCGAGCGTGACGACGGTCATCAGTGACTCGCTGGGCATCAGCGCGACTGCAGCGGGCCTCCTCGTCGGCGTGATGTTCGGAACCGCGGTGGTCACGAGCCTCCCTGCCGGCGCGGTGCTCGACCGAGCGAGCACGCGCGGTTCGATGGCTGCCGCCGTTCTCACGCTGTTCGTCGCGGGCCTCTGGGGCTGGCAGGCCGGGCGGAACGGCGACTACTGGGGGGTCATCGCGTCGCGAGCGGTCGGCGGCATCGCGTACGTCGTCGTCTGGAACGCGGGCATCGACATCGTGAGCCGAGCCGTGGACGCTTCGACGCGGGCGACCGCCGTCGGGATATTCACCGCCAGCGGACCCATCGGGTTCGCACTCGGGCAGGGGGCCGGGCCGCTGATCACGGCCCGGTTCGGCTGGCCGGCCATCTTCCTCGCGTTCAACGGTCTCGCGCTGGTCGGACTGGTCCTGTTCTGGCCGACGAGTCGGGGCCTCGGACACAGCGAGGGCAGCGCACCGACGCTCGGGGAGTTCGGGGACGTCCTGCGGAACCGGGACGTCTGGCTCGTCGGCGGTCTGGGCTTCCTCGGGTACTCGCTGTACCTGTTCGTCAACAGCTGGGGATCGGCGTACCTCACCAACGAGGTCGGCCTCTCGCTGAGCCTCAGTGGGCTACTCGTCGCGCTGTTCCCCGCCGTCGGAATCCTGTCACGGGTCAGCAGTGGAGCGCTCTCCGACCGCCTGTTCGACGGGCGGCGGCGGCCGGTCGTCCTCGGGTCGTTCCTCGTCGCGGCTCCCGTAGTGGCTGCCCTCCCCCGGTTTCGGTCGGTCGCCCTGCTCGTCGGGATGCTCCTCCTCGCGGGGTTCGCAGTCCAGCTCACGCTCGGGCTGTCGTTCACGTATGTCCGGGAGTTGGTGGACCCGCGCGTCGCGGCGACGGCTGTCGCGTTCCAGACGAGCGTCGGACTCTCCGGAGCGTTCCTCGCGCCGATCGCCGGCGGGGCCCTCGTGGAGGCGACGGGGTTCGACGCGGCGTTTCTCGCGGCGGGACTCCTCGCAGCGTGTGGCGTGGCGCTCGCGTGGAGAGCACCCGAACCGGCGACCTGGTAG
- a CDS encoding DUF7520 family protein: protein MVSRPNERRSGRKILLVIAVVAVVIGAVFGYVIGLVAPGVFGQIELAGTTLFSPTPSGFATYGALATAAALGVLFALVHVVSRFDTDAR, encoded by the coding sequence ATGGTGAGCCGACCGAACGAACGGCGCTCCGGGCGAAAGATACTGCTCGTCATCGCCGTCGTCGCCGTCGTCATCGGTGCCGTGTTCGGGTACGTCATCGGCCTCGTCGCGCCGGGCGTGTTCGGCCAGATCGAACTCGCCGGGACCACGCTGTTCAGTCCGACCCCGAGCGGGTTCGCGACCTACGGCGCGCTCGCGACGGCGGCCGCACTGGGCGTGCTCTTCGCGCTCGTCCACGTCGTCTCCCGGTTCGACACCGACGCCCGCTGA
- a CDS encoding AI-2E family transporter, producing MMSPLLPSDRRRRAWWAAVVAFVFLLLFVGYVFVGTLATGLFLYYAVRPVNRRLEGYVSSSGRAAALTMVVVVLPLLALVGYVLAVGIQQVSTLDPTVLQPYVNPERLSDLSELLQSPRQILQRLREGGVPSVVSQALGVLGSIGTALIHFFLMVTLVYYLLRDDERIANWFRESVGGESTAHAYVAAVDEDLSSVYFSNILLMTVVAVLSVVGYTLYNALAPSTVGIPLPIVLGVLTGVASIVPIVVGKIVYVPIAVFLFANALRAPESLLVYPVAFTVGAFLLLDLIPLTFVLPYIAGRTLHRGLMLFAYIGGPLLFGWYGIFLGPLLVVAAFHFARYVVSDLLRGEDVHARPTAARDAGSDPVPDE from the coding sequence ATGATGTCGCCACTCCTCCCGAGCGACCGGCGGCGACGGGCGTGGTGGGCGGCCGTCGTCGCGTTCGTCTTCCTCCTCCTCTTCGTCGGCTACGTCTTCGTCGGCACGCTCGCCACCGGTCTCTTCCTCTACTACGCGGTGCGCCCGGTCAACCGGCGACTCGAGGGGTACGTCTCGTCGTCGGGGCGCGCGGCGGCGCTGACGATGGTGGTGGTCGTCCTCCCGTTGCTCGCGCTCGTCGGGTACGTCCTCGCCGTCGGCATCCAGCAGGTCAGCACCCTCGACCCGACCGTCCTCCAGCCCTACGTGAACCCCGAACGGCTCTCGGACCTCTCGGAACTCCTCCAGAGCCCCCGCCAGATACTCCAGCGACTCCGGGAGGGGGGCGTCCCGAGCGTCGTCTCGCAGGCGCTCGGCGTCCTCGGGTCCATCGGGACCGCCCTCATCCACTTCTTCCTGATGGTGACGCTGGTCTACTACCTGCTGCGCGACGACGAGCGAATCGCGAACTGGTTCCGCGAGTCGGTCGGCGGGGAGAGCACGGCCCACGCCTACGTGGCGGCCGTCGACGAGGACCTCAGCTCCGTCTACTTCAGCAACATCCTCCTGATGACGGTGGTCGCCGTCCTCTCCGTCGTCGGCTACACGCTCTACAACGCCCTCGCGCCGAGCACCGTCGGCATCCCGCTTCCCATCGTCCTCGGCGTGCTGACGGGCGTCGCCAGCATCGTCCCCATCGTCGTCGGGAAGATCGTCTACGTCCCCATCGCGGTGTTCCTGTTCGCCAACGCGCTCCGCGCGCCCGAGAGCCTCCTCGTCTACCCCGTCGCGTTCACCGTCGGCGCGTTCCTCCTCCTCGACCTCATCCCGCTCACGTTCGTCCTGCCGTACATCGCCGGGCGGACCCTCCACCGGGGGCTGATGCTGTTCGCGTACATCGGCGGCCCGCTCCTGTTCGGCTGGTACGGCATCTTCCTCGGGCCGCTGCTGGTCGTGGCCGCGTTCCACTTCGCCCGGTACGTCGTCTCCGACCTCCTGCGCGGCGAGGACGTCCACGCGCGACCCACCGCGGCGCGGGACGCCGGGTCCGACCCCGTCCCCGACGAGTGA
- a CDS encoding glycosyltransferase, which translates to MDAAVVVPAYNEREGIERALSALAGQDAEVVVVVGGDDGTEDVARAHSAADRVLRDDREDGPAAARNRGARATECEVVCFTDADTVVGPGWVARHRAHYHDRGVVGVGGPLRALDGDWTDEVLFRVLSDWWYRVSWPAGFVQASGNNCSYRREAFLDAGGFDEDLPFMEDTDCSLRMRAYGDVVYDRHAWVETSVRRQREEGYLGLFLTYALGYARYARGKDPGEGYFRDW; encoded by the coding sequence ATGGATGCGGCCGTCGTCGTCCCGGCGTACAACGAGCGCGAGGGCATCGAGCGCGCGCTCTCCGCCCTCGCCGGGCAGGACGCCGAGGTGGTCGTCGTCGTCGGGGGCGACGACGGGACCGAGGACGTCGCCCGCGCGCACTCCGCCGCTGACCGCGTCCTGCGCGACGACCGCGAGGACGGCCCCGCCGCCGCCCGCAACCGGGGCGCACGCGCGACGGAGTGCGAGGTGGTCTGTTTCACCGACGCCGACACCGTCGTCGGCCCGGGGTGGGTCGCCCGCCACCGCGCGCACTACCACGACCGGGGCGTGGTCGGCGTCGGCGGCCCGCTCCGCGCCCTCGACGGCGACTGGACCGACGAGGTGCTGTTCCGGGTGCTCTCGGACTGGTGGTACCGCGTCTCGTGGCCTGCGGGCTTCGTCCAGGCCAGCGGGAACAACTGCTCGTACCGCCGGGAGGCGTTCCTCGACGCGGGCGGGTTCGACGAGGACCTGCCGTTCATGGAGGACACCGACTGCTCGCTGCGGATGCGCGCGTACGGCGACGTGGTGTACGACCGCCACGCGTGGGTCGAGACGTCCGTCCGCCGCCAGCGGGAGGAGGGCTACCTCGGTCTCTTTCTCACCTACGCGCTCGGCTACGCCCGCTACGCCCGCGGGAAGGACCCCGGCGAGGGCTACTTCCGCGACTGGTAA
- a CDS encoding beta-ribofuranosylaminobenzene 5'-phosphate synthase family protein, producing the protein MVRVETGARVHFGFQNLSLAHERLYGGVGVTLAEPRVVVEATPSDELDADPELRETAARAVDLLDLPGVRVRLVAGLPRHVGLGSGTQHALTTLAAVARAYDYDPCVRERAPALGRGGRSGVGVAGFESGGFVVDAGHPTERFTTAPPPKGEWTVPPVLARHDVPADWRFLLVVPEGTGKHGDDEDESMRAVVERADPAIADEAAALLLRGVLPAVATGDRERFGAAVGEFGRLNGAWYADEQGGVYRPPAGELIETLRGARVVSGVGQSSWGPTVYGVTDERDAAAAREAAEDALDTVGVAGEVSVVAPRNAGARVVE; encoded by the coding sequence ATGGTCCGCGTCGAGACGGGTGCCCGCGTGCACTTCGGCTTCCAGAACCTCTCGCTGGCCCACGAACGCCTCTACGGGGGCGTCGGGGTCACGCTCGCCGAGCCGCGGGTGGTCGTGGAGGCGACCCCCTCGGACGAACTCGACGCCGACCCGGAACTGCGCGAGACCGCGGCGCGCGCCGTGGACCTCCTCGACCTGCCGGGCGTCCGCGTCCGCCTCGTCGCGGGCCTCCCCCGGCACGTCGGCCTCGGGAGCGGCACCCAGCACGCGCTGACGACGCTCGCCGCCGTCGCTCGCGCCTACGACTATGACCCGTGCGTCCGCGAGCGCGCACCCGCACTCGGACGGGGTGGACGGAGCGGCGTCGGCGTCGCGGGCTTCGAGTCGGGAGGGTTCGTCGTCGACGCAGGCCACCCCACCGAGCGGTTCACCACGGCACCGCCCCCGAAAGGCGAGTGGACGGTTCCGCCCGTCCTCGCACGTCACGACGTGCCCGCCGACTGGCGGTTCCTCCTCGTCGTCCCGGAGGGAACGGGGAAACACGGGGACGACGAGGACGAGAGCATGCGGGCGGTGGTCGAACGCGCGGACCCCGCCATCGCCGACGAGGCGGCGGCGCTCCTCCTGCGCGGGGTGCTCCCCGCCGTCGCGACGGGCGACCGGGAGCGCTTCGGGGCCGCGGTCGGCGAGTTCGGCCGCCTCAACGGAGCGTGGTACGCCGACGAACAGGGCGGCGTCTACCGCCCCCCGGCGGGCGAACTCATCGAGACGCTCCGGGGCGCGCGCGTCGTCTCGGGCGTCGGGCAGTCCTCGTGGGGGCCGACGGTGTACGGCGTCACCGACGAACGGGACGCCGCGGCGGCGCGCGAGGCGGCCGAGGACGCCCTCGACACCGTCGGCGTCGCCGGCGAGGTCAGCGTCGTCGCACCCCGGAACGCCGGGGCGCGCGTCGTGGAGTGA
- a CDS encoding ribonuclease H, producing the protein MAAYGRPTLRDLFDESPTPHIAHPPRTHHRDYYIASDGSFRESGTGGLGVVIETRDGETVARRSLPDSVPDNNVAEYRALHLGLDLLAARAPPTARVGVLIDHDDLAANVNRAAIAARQPALGPPHPYRVPHTSRNHWRGIRARISGFNELRAARIDSAENPAHCLANAPDQYSFVNREPDRCVLPPLGVEERNPQYPPPSRANRHSAGNASD; encoded by the coding sequence ATGGCCGCATACGGCCGGCCGACCCTGCGAGACCTGTTCGACGAGTCCCCGACGCCGCACATCGCGCACCCGCCGCGCACCCACCACCGAGACTACTACATCGCGAGCGACGGCTCGTTCCGCGAGTCCGGCACCGGTGGCCTCGGCGTCGTCATCGAGACGCGCGACGGTGAGACCGTCGCGCGGCGCTCACTCCCCGACAGCGTCCCGGACAACAACGTCGCGGAGTACCGGGCACTCCACCTCGGACTCGACCTCCTCGCCGCGCGCGCGCCGCCGACCGCCCGCGTCGGCGTCCTCATCGATCACGACGACCTGGCGGCGAACGTCAACCGCGCCGCCATCGCCGCGCGCCAACCCGCCCTCGGCCCGCCCCACCCCTATCGCGTTCCACACACCTCCCGGAACCACTGGCGGGGGATCCGCGCCCGCATCTCCGGGTTCAACGAACTCAGGGCGGCGCGCATCGACAGCGCCGAGAACCCGGCGCACTGTCTCGCCAACGCTCCCGACCAGTACTCGTTCGTCAACCGCGAACCGGACCGCTGCGTGCTCCCGCCGCTCGGCGTCGAGGAGCGCAACCCCCAGTACCCGCCGCCGTCGCGGGCGAACCGCCACAGCGCGGGCAACGCGAGCGACTGA
- a CDS encoding DMT family transporter — translation MSRHRNLLLFLALAVMWGSAFVAIKAGLDYGFPPVLFAAVRYDVAGLLMLAYAFSVLDDPFPRTRRELADVAVSAVFIIAGYHALLFVGEGNTTSAAAAVIVSLSPVLTTAIARAVLPRERLSVLGVLGLLLGLVGVGLLVRPDPNDLLTADVVAKGLVFGAALSFALGSVLNRRIDSGIAIESLEAWSMLAGALLMHGLSLGLGESAAGLDLTPGLLASVAYLSLVASALGFLVYFRLLDRLGPIEINLVSYVAPIVAAVVGFALLGEVIDAATAGGFLVIVAGFVLIKWEAIRTEVRSLRTRGVPGDD, via the coding sequence GTGTCACGCCACCGGAACCTGCTGTTGTTTCTCGCGCTCGCGGTCATGTGGGGATCCGCGTTCGTCGCAATCAAGGCCGGTCTCGACTACGGGTTCCCGCCGGTGCTGTTCGCCGCCGTCAGGTACGACGTCGCGGGCCTCCTGATGCTCGCCTACGCGTTCTCCGTCCTCGACGACCCGTTCCCCCGTACCCGACGAGAACTCGCGGATGTCGCGGTGAGCGCGGTGTTCATCATCGCGGGCTACCACGCCCTCCTCTTCGTCGGCGAGGGGAACACGACGAGTGCCGCCGCCGCCGTCATCGTCTCGCTGTCGCCCGTCCTGACGACGGCCATCGCGCGGGCGGTCCTGCCCCGCGAGCGGTTGAGCGTGCTGGGCGTTCTCGGCCTCCTCCTCGGTCTCGTCGGCGTCGGCCTCCTCGTCAGGCCGGACCCGAACGACCTGCTGACGGCCGACGTGGTGGCGAAGGGTCTCGTCTTCGGGGCGGCGCTCTCGTTCGCCCTCGGGAGCGTCCTCAACCGCCGCATCGACTCGGGCATCGCCATCGAGTCGCTGGAAGCGTGGTCGATGCTCGCCGGTGCGCTCCTGATGCACGGCCTCAGTCTCGGCCTCGGGGAGTCGGCGGCGGGTCTCGACCTCACCCCCGGGCTGCTGGCGTCGGTCGCCTACCTCTCGCTGGTGGCGAGTGCCCTCGGCTTCCTCGTCTACTTCCGCCTGCTGGACCGCCTCGGCCCCATCGAGATCAACCTCGTCTCGTACGTCGCGCCAATCGTCGCCGCCGTCGTCGGGTTCGCCCTGCTGGGCGAGGTCATCGACGCGGCCACTGCGGGGGGGTTCCTCGTCATTGTCGCGGGGTTCGTCCTCATCAAGTGGGAGGCCATCAGGACGGAGGTGCGGTCGTTGCGGACGCGAGGGGTGCCCGGCGACGACTAG
- a CDS encoding nitroreductase family protein: MATSQSEMDETRPDEFETVVRDRRSVHDYSDEDVSEETLREVFDLVRYTPSGYNLQPWEFVVLTDEDDRAALQECAGGQEHVTDAPVAVVVLGNKDPAAHADRVFDDWLDKGYLPDEETRDGLVDTIEGWRDRSEEQNTLWTTRSTSLAAMTLMHAARSKGLSTCPMEGFDDGAVRDTFDVPEQFEPVMLVTMGYAAEDANDRENERKFRRSVDEITHFGGFEQ; encoded by the coding sequence ATGGCAACGTCACAGTCGGAGATGGACGAGACGCGCCCCGACGAGTTCGAGACGGTCGTCCGCGACCGACGGTCGGTCCACGACTACAGCGACGAGGACGTGAGCGAGGAGACCCTGCGCGAGGTGTTCGACCTCGTCCGGTACACCCCTTCGGGGTACAACCTCCAGCCGTGGGAGTTCGTCGTCCTGACCGACGAGGACGACCGGGCGGCCCTCCAGGAGTGCGCCGGCGGACAGGAACACGTCACCGACGCGCCCGTCGCCGTCGTCGTCCTCGGCAACAAGGACCCGGCGGCGCACGCCGACCGCGTCTTCGACGACTGGCTGGACAAGGGCTACCTCCCCGACGAGGAGACCCGTGACGGCCTCGTCGACACCATCGAGGGCTGGCGCGACCGCTCGGAGGAACAGAACACGCTCTGGACGACGCGCTCGACCTCACTAGCCGCGATGACGCTCATGCACGCCGCCCGGAGCAAGGGCCTCTCGACGTGCCCGATGGAGGGATTCGACGACGGCGCTGTCCGCGACACGTTCGACGTCCCCGAGCAGTTCGAACCCGTCATGCTGGTGACGATGGGCTACGCCGCCGAGGACGCCAACGACCGGGAGAACGAGCGGAAGTTCCGCCGCTCGGTCGACGAGATAACCCACTTCGGCGGCTTCGAGCAGTAA
- a CDS encoding helix-turn-helix domain-containing protein has product MPRARLRVDLSPDTWVHAVSTAHPEATLRVLAALSEGRTGVGLLDVLGVTDALLDAMRDQRGVTALDVLARDDERALLRFETSQPLLLQSAHASGVPLELPVTVRDGTATLRVTAPRERLRALRDQFERDGLAPRVEAVSPSTPDGSVLTDRQREILERAVELGYYETPRRVTLSDLAADLGVAKSTLSETLHRAESTLVRRHLDVR; this is encoded by the coding sequence ATGCCACGGGCCCGGCTCCGTGTCGACCTCTCACCCGATACGTGGGTCCACGCCGTCTCGACGGCCCACCCCGAGGCGACGCTCCGTGTCCTCGCGGCCCTCTCCGAGGGGCGGACGGGCGTCGGGTTGCTCGACGTTCTCGGCGTCACGGACGCCCTCCTCGACGCGATGCGCGACCAGCGGGGGGTGACCGCACTCGACGTCCTCGCTCGCGACGACGAGCGCGCACTCCTGCGGTTCGAGACGTCCCAACCGCTCCTCCTCCAGTCCGCTCACGCCTCGGGCGTCCCCCTCGAACTCCCGGTGACGGTCCGTGACGGGACGGCGACGCTCCGAGTGACCGCCCCGCGCGAACGACTGCGCGCCCTCCGCGACCAGTTCGAACGGGACGGACTCGCGCCGCGGGTCGAGGCCGTCTCGCCGTCGACGCCGGACGGGTCGGTCCTGACCGACCGCCAGCGGGAGATTCTCGAACGGGCCGTCGAACTGGGCTACTACGAGACCCCCCGTCGCGTGACGCTCTCGGACCTCGCTGCCGACCTCGGCGTCGCCAAGTCCACGCTCAGCGAGACGCTCCACCGCGCCGAGAGCACCCTCGTCCGCCGGCACCTCGACGTCAGGTAG